From a region of the Danio aesculapii chromosome 4, fDanAes4.1, whole genome shotgun sequence genome:
- the wnt7ba gene encoding protein Wnt-7b: protein MRSISSCGALLSVYYPQIFLILTSGSYLALSSVVALGANIICNKIPGLAPRQRAICQSRPDAIIIIGEGAQLGINECQYQFRYGRWNCSALGERTVFGQELRVGSKEAAFTYAITAAGVAHAVTAACSQGNLSHCGCDREKQGYHDHEEGWKWGGCSADVKYGVEFSRRFVDAREIKKNARRLMNLHNNEAGRKVLEERMKLECKCHGVSGSCTTKTCWTTLPKFREIGYVLKERYTTALEVEAVRATRFRQPSFLRLKQSRGYIKPTDTDLVFLERSPNYCEEDTVTGSAGTRGRLCNHTSPLTDGCNLMCCGRGHNTHQYTRVWQCNCKFQWCCFVKCNTCSEKTEVFTCK, encoded by the exons ATGCGCAGCATCTCATCCTGCGGTGCGCTGCTGTCAGTCTACTACCCACAGATCTTCCTCATCCTCACCAGCGGCAGCTACCT GGCTTTGTCTTCAGTCGTGGCTTTGGGCGCAAACATCATCTGCAACAAGATCCCCGGCCTGGCCCCCCGACAGCGTGCCATCTGCCAGAGCCGCCCAGATGCCATCATCATCATTGGGGAAGGCGCTCAGCTGGGCATCAACGAGTGCCAGTATCAGTTTCGCTACGGCCGGTGGAACTGCTCTGCCCTTGGCGAGAGGACCGTCTTTGGGCAAGAGCTGAGAGTAG GTAGCAAGGAGGCTGCATTTACCTACGCCATAACTGCAGCAGGAGTTGCCCATGCAGTGACCGCAGCCTGCAGTCAGGGCAACCTGAGCCACTGCGGCTGCGACAGAGAAAAACAAGGCTATCATGACCATGAAGAGGGCTGGAAATGGGGCGGCTGCTCGGCGGACGTCAAATATGGAGTAGAGTTCTCCAGGCGCTTCGTGGATGCACGAGAGATTAAAAAAAACGCAAGGAGGCTAATGAACCTGCACAATAATGAAGCTGGAAGAAAG GTTCTAGAAGAAAGGATGAAGCTGGAATGTAAATGTCATGGTGTCTCCGGCTCATGCACCACCAAAACCTGCTGGACCACTTTGCCGAAATTCCGGGAGATCGGCTACGTGCTGAAGGAGCGTTACACCACCGCGCTTGAGGTGGAGGCTGTGAGAGCCACTCGTTTTCGGCAGCCCTCCTTTCTACGTCTCAAGCAGTCTCGAGGGTACATCAAGCCCACAGACACAGACTTGGTGTTCTTAGAGCGCTCCCCCAATTACTGCGAGGAGGACACTGTGACGGGGAGCGCAGGAACAAGAGGACGCCTGTGTAACCACACGTCTCCTCTCACAGACGGCTGCAACCTGATGTGCTGCGGCCGAGGACACAACACTCATCAGTACACACGCGTGTGGCAGTGTAACTGCAAGTTCCAGTGGTGCTGCTTTGTGAAGTGCAACACCTGCAGCGAAAAGACAGAGGTGTTCACTTGTAAATGA